A genomic segment from Coccinella septempunctata chromosome 3, icCocSept1.1, whole genome shotgun sequence encodes:
- the LOC123309301 gene encoding mitochondrial inner membrane protease subunit 1: MEKLFWKLANSTRLFIQYGCVVHCFFQYVGDLVLCSGPSMEPTIFTDDIIITEHITPRFQQIQKGDIVIAKCPHNPLQNICKRVKGLPGDKVYMDYGRSEIVPIGHIWLEGDNSSNSTDSRNYGAVPQGLIKSRVLLRVYPFSNVKTF, encoded by the exons ATGGAAAAGCTTTTTTGGAAACTTGCAAATTCTACTAGATTGTTCATACAATACGGCTGTGTGGTCCACTGTTTTTTTCAATATGTAGGAGATCTAGTCCTT TGTTCGGGACCATCTATGGAACCTACGATATTTACAGATGATATAATTATCACTGAACATATAACACCCAGGTTTCAGCAAATTCAGAAAGGAGATATTGTTATCGCTAAGTGCCCTCACAATCCTCTTCAGAATATATGTAAACGAGTTAAAGGACTTCCTGGTGACAAGGTTTATATGGATTATGGAAGATCAGAAATTGTTCCAATTGGTCATATATGGTTAGAAGGTGATAATTCATCAAATTCAACCGACTCTAGAAACTACGGAGCAGTGCCCCAAGGTCTAATTAAAAGCAGAGTTTTATTGCGAGTTTATCCATTTTCGAATGTAAAAACATTTTAA